One segment of Zymoseptoria tritici IPO323 chromosome 2, whole genome shotgun sequence DNA contains the following:
- a CDS encoding Rap/ran-GTPase-activating protein, with protein MLSPTPITSHARIAPSGRFDLHDIEPHEASLCQRLTKEVEDCDSASNTALQSTPTAPLHSSLARVLRSAATAVQYHAKWFAPTALERLLVAVFEAASRSSSTTDLYAALYLVDTIGTYSLLPSLPSTLRFITFSYYQGSRSNRHRRLSQQSWTSAQQILEAHLGGQFPETILEIIRDSSGFYTRYGFGAIVGALMLTTERFLPIIDTQSFTIWPDQVLMSLTAVPIEKDGILREQVANLLGNMLQQESVASKIDGLSLWLELIRRCVSLSLDKDVVDSVFQSLGQKMSLFEPLHHPTIAQLFVEAHRPLPAELSSQLMMPWRRSLMLEDHAIWDQGYQDLLGKLCNSTLYTVELEAFIDISVLAYFQTESSGLRQQYIDTLASLLRNLDAEPAVVDILAKGIVSIFTHKTHKEKWEAQRNRTFPILCELASRSVVATRLLLRIRVDAAGVGYLELENAVNADVQDTARRQPQSNVYGLDTLSMGAWVSAVHDMIVRAPKRWDVYHTILTDLAPQLRNHALWRTKTQHINNLRESICELLSADSFVEPPPETGLKKSYIVAQFVQMLVATTSYHQHLPRRDIKSAVITIINVAGSRDHTVSIHCIHALTICCYELPELMAGLMDSIINKMARMVTQRYLAIYVLEFFAGLSRFPDLQNRLRREDFKRIFGVCHSYLQSMRSTMALERKRTPTSEHSAGGNSTSGDDLGQYVYALAHHVITFWYMALKRHDRHGLKEFITSCLSYTDSDGKAQIENQGLVTIDLMDRVDAEELITAPLTEYFDENDGRTITCHRVTGILLITTETSLRTGKTIVTIRRPSGTAQRLIASQPSLDPNDTSDMEDLEARITTSVTVETDMQDFINVFPDDITGRTYGKVAIPRPSSALGSLQIITLPENDAAVTRAIQAFDRTSALDSHKAGVIFVGEMQTTEDEILLNISGTPDYREFLEDIGTLRKLQGASFNTQGLDRAEDADGEYTMVWNNEVTELVYHITTFMPNDADTRLAVINKKRHIGNDFVNIVFNNSGAAFAFDTFPSAFNYVYITISPAERTSFLQAREATAAKKDRFYNVHVLTRPGFPSLSSAGEVKVVSGDSLGGYVRNLALNACMFSAMWHGDAPGEYPSSWRQRLEMIRRLYSKYKL; from the coding sequence ATGCTATCTCCAACTCCGATCACCTCGCATGCTCGCATCGCCCCCTCTGGCAGATTCGACCTCCACGACATAGAGCCACACGAGGCCTCGCTCTGCCAGCGCCTGAcgaaggaggtggaagatTGCGACTCTGCCAGCAACACCGCCCTGCAAAGCACACCGACAGCTCCATTGCACTCCTCTCTCGCTCGTGTGCTTCGATCCGCCGCTACAGCTGTCCAGTATCATGCCAAATGGTTCGCTCCCACTGCACTTGAGCGTCTCCTAGTGGCAGTTTTCGAGGCGGCTAGTCGCTCCTCATCAACCACCGATCTCTACGCAGCGCTGTATCTGGTCGATACAATCGGCACCTATTCACTCCTACCAAGTCTGCCTTCCACCTTGCGCTTCATCACCTTCTCCTACTACCAAGGAAGCCGCTCCAACCGACACAGGCGTCTGAGCCAGCAATCATGGACTTCGGCGCAGCAAATCCTTGAAGCACACCTCGGTGGGCAGTTCCCCGAAACGATACTCGAGATCATCCGCGACAGTTCGGGGTTCTACACCCGATACGGCTTCGGCGCTATTGTTGGTGCCCTCATGCTGACGACCGAGCGATTTCTTCCCATCATCGATACCCAGAGTTTCACGATATGGCCAGACCAAGTACTCATGAGCCTTACGGCAGTACCGATCGAAAAAGATGGGATTTTGCGCGAGCAAGTTGCGAATCTGCTTGGCAACATGTTGCAGCAAGAGAGCGTTGCAAGCAAAATTGATGGTCTGAGCCTTTGGCTTGAACTAATCCGCCGATGCGTGTCCCTCTCACTCGACAAAGACGTCGTAGACTCTGTCTTCCAAAGCTTGGGTCAGAAAATGTCCCTTTTCGAGCCGCTTCATCATCCTACCATTGCACAGCTGTTCGTCGAAGCTCATCGACCACTCCCCGCCGAGCTCTCCAGCCAGCTGATGATGCCATGGCGACGCTCGCTCATGCTCGAAGACCACGCCATATGGGATCAGGGATACCAGGATCTCCTTGGCAAATTGTGCAATTCGACACTGTACACCGTTGAGCTGGAAGCATTCATCGACATCAGCGTGCTTGCCTACTTCCAAACCGAGAGCTCCGGGTTGCGACAACAATATATCGACACCCTCGCAAGTCTCCTTCGCAACCTAGATGCCGAACCTGCAGTGGTTGATATCCTCGCAAAAGGCATTGTCAGCATCTTCACCCACAAGACACACAAAGAGAAATGGGAAGCGCAGAGGAATCGGACGTTCCCTATCTTGTGTGAGCTTGCAAGCCGGAGTGTCGTTGCGACCCGTCTATTGCTTCGCATCCGTGTCGACGCCGCTGGCGTGGGCTATCTCGAGCTTGAAAATGCTGTCAATGCTGACGTTCAGGACACTGCTCGGCGGCAACCCCAATCCAATGTGTACGGACTCGATACCCTCTCCATGGGTGCATGGGTCAGCGCTGTCCACGACATGATAGTCCGAGCACCCAAGAGATGGGATGTCTACCACACAATTCTGACGGATCTAGCACCTCAGCTTCGGAACCACGCACTGTGGCGCACCAAGACTCAGCACATTAACAATCTGCGGGAGTCCATTTGCGAGCTCCTCAGTGCAGATTCGTTTGTCGAACCCCCACCAGAGACCGGACTGAAGAAGTCCTACATCGTGGCACAATTTGTACAGATGCTAGTTGCCACGACGAGCTATCACCAACATCTTCCACGGAGAGACATCAAGTCAGCGGTCATCACGATTATCAATGTTGCAGGCTCTCGTGACCACACTGTCAGTATCCACTGCATTCACGCCCTCACCATTTGCTGCTACGAGCTGCCCGAACTCATGGCCGGGCTCATGGACTCGATCATCAACAAGATGGCGAGAATGGTCACGCAGAGATACCTCGCCATCTATGTGCTCGAATTCTTCGCCGGACTTTCACGCTTTCCCGATCTCCAGAATAGGCTTCGGAGGGAGGATTTTAAACGCATTTTCGGCGTGTGCCACAGCTACCTTCAGTCCATGCGTAGTACCATGGCACTTGAACGTAAGCGCACTCCGACCAGCGAACACAGCGCAGGCGGTAACAGCACGTCTGGAGACGACTTGGGTCAGTACGTATACGCTCTGGCACATCATGTCATCACATTCTGGTACATGGCATTGAAGCGTCACGATCGTCACGGATTGAAAGAGTTCATTACCAGCTGTTTGAGCTATACAGATTCCGACGGAAAGGCGCAGATTGAGAACCAGGGTCTTGTGACCATCGACCTGATGGACCGAGTGGACGCAGAAGAGCTCATCACAGCACCGCTGACCGAGTATTTCGATGAAAATGACGGCCGCACCATCACCTGCCATCGCGTCACTGGAATACTGCTCATAACCACGGAGACGTCTTTGCGAACGGGCAAGACCATTGTCACCATACGGCGGCCATCTGGAACAGCCCAACGTCTCATAGCATCCCAACCAAGCTTGGATCCCAACGACACCTCCGACATGGAGGACCTCGAAGCCCGCATCACAACATCCGTCACAGTGGAAACCGACATGCAAGACTTCATCAACGTCTTCCCCGACGACATCACAGGGCGTACTTACGGAAAGGTCGCCATTCCTCGCCCATCATCAGCATTGGGATCGCTGCAGATTATCACGCTGCCCGAGAACGATGCTGCCGTCACCCGAGCCATCCAAGCCTTCGATCGCACGTCTGCGCTCGACTCGCACAAGGCTGGCGTCATATTCGTGGGCGAGATGCAGACTACCGAAGACGAAATCCTCCTCAACATCTCTGGGACTCCTGACTACCGTGAATTCCTCGAAGACATTGGCACCCTCCGCAAGCTCCAAGGAGCATCCTTCAACACACAGGGGCTCGACCGTGCCGAGGACGCGGACGGCGAGTACACCATGGTGTGGAACAACGAGGTAACGGAGTTGGTCTACCACATCACGACCTTCATGCCCAACGACGCCGACACCCGTCTCGCGGTAATCAACAAGAAGCGTCACATTGGCAACGACTTTGTGAACATAGTCTTCAACAACTCCGGcgccgccttcgccttcgacacGTTCCCCTCGGCGTTCAACTACGTCTACATCACCATCTCTCCCGCCGAGCGCACCAGTTTCCTGCAAGCTCGGGAGGCCACGGCCGCGAAGAAGGATCGTTTTTATAACGTTCACGTCCTGACGCGGCCGGGCTTCCCGAGCTTGTCCTCGGCGGGAGAGGTGAAGGTGGTGTCGGGTGACTCCCTCGGGGGCTATGTCCGTAATCTGGCGCTGAACGCGTGCATGTTCAGCGCCATGTGGCATGGCGACGCCCCGGGGGAGTACCCCTCGTCGTGGAGGCAGCGGTTGGAGATGATTCGGCGGCTGTACAGCAAGTATAAGCTGtag
- the GAPDH gene encoding glyceraldehyde-3-phosphate dehydrogenase ((phosphorylating); triosephosphate dehydrogenase; dehydrogenase, glyceraldehyde phosphate; phosphoglyceraldehyde dehydrogenase; 3-phosphoglyceraldehyde dehydrogenase; NAD-dependent glyceraldehyde phosphate dehydrogenase; glyceraldehyde phosphate dehydrogenase (NAD); glyceraldehyde-3-phosphate dehydrogenase (NAD); NADH-glyceraldehyde phosphate dehydrogenase; glyceraldehyde-3-P-dehydrogenase; GO:0005737:cytoplasm GO:0005622:intracellular) has protein sequence MVVNVGINGFGRIGRIVFRNAVEHGDVHVVAVNDPFIEPHYAAYMLKYDSTHGVFKGTIEVDGDKGLIVNGKNVRFHTEKDPANIPWKESGADYIVESTGVFTTTEKASAHLKGGAKKVVISAPSADAPMFVMGVNNKTYTSDIPVISNASCTTNCLAPLAKVIHEKFTMIEGLMTTIHSYTATQKTVDGPSGKDWRGGRTAAQNIIPSSTGAAKAVGKVIPDLNGKLTGMSMRVPTANVSVVDLTCRIEKGATYEEITAALKEASEGELKGILAYTEDDIVSSDLNGNPHSSIVDGKAGISLNKNFVKLVSWYDNEWGYSRRVIDLLAYIAKVDGNA, from the exons ATGGTCGTCAAC GTCGGGATCAACGGTTTTGGCCGCATTGGACGCATTGTCTTCCGCAATGC CGTCGAGCACGGCGATGTCCACGTCGTCGCTGTCAACGACCCGTTCATTGAGCCACACTACGCC GCCTACATGCTGAAGTACGACTCCACCCACGGAGTGTTCAAGGGCACCATTGAGGTCGACGGTGACAAGGGCCTGATCGTCAACGGCAAGAACGTTCGCTTCCACACCGAGAAGGACCCAGCAAACATCCCATGGAAGGAGTCCGGCGCCGACTACATCGTCGAGTCCACCGGTgtcttcaccaccaccgaaaAGGCCTCCGCCCACTTGAAGGGTGGCGCGAAGAAGGTCGTCATCTCCGCCCCATCCGCCGATGCTCCCATGTTCGTCATGGGCGTGAACAACAAGACCTACACCTCCGACATTCCCGTCATCTCCAACGCCTCTTGCACCACCAACTGCTTGGCTCCTCTCGCCAAGGTCATCCACGAGAAGTTCACCATGATCGAGGGTCTCATGACCACCATCCACTCCTACACCGCCACCCAGAAGACCGTCGATGGTCCCTCCGGCAAGGACTGGCGTGGAGGCCGTACTGCGGCCCAGAACATCATCCCATCCTCCACTGGTGCCGCCAAGGCTGTCGGCAAGGTCATTCCAGACCTCAACGGAAAGCTCACCGGCATGTCCATGCGTGTGCCAACCGCCAATGTTTCCGTCGTTGACTTGACCTGCCGCATCGAGAAGGGCGCTACCTACGAGGAGATCACCGCTGCTCTCAAGGAGGCCTCCGAGGGCGAGCTCAAGG GAATCCTCGCCTACACCGAGGACGACATTGTCTCCAGCGACTTGAACGGCAACCCTCACTCTTCCATCGTCGATGGCAAGGCCGGCATCTCGCTCAACAAGAACTTCGTCAAGCTCGTCTCCTGGTACGACAACGAGTGGGGTTACTCTCGCCGTGTCATCGACCTCTTGGCCTACATCGCCAAGGTTGACGGCAACGCTTAA